From Bacteroidota bacterium:
GCCGAAAAGGTCTGACGATGAAAGACCATTCGACGAAGGCGCTGCTTCTCGGTGCGATAGTCCTCAGCTTCATCATTTCGCTCTACCAGTCCCAGATCAACCCCTATTTCCTGCAGATCATCGTTTACATCGGCATCAATATCATCCTTGCCACGAGCCTCAACCTTATCAACGGATTCACGGGACAGTTTTCACTCGGACACGCCGGGTTCATGGCGATCGGGGGGTACACGGCCGCGCTCATCTCGACGACGCTCGGCGCCTCCCCCGGGGAGGGCGCAAGCCTGGCGATTCTGCCGCTCGCGCTGATCGCAGGCGGTGTGACGGCTGCCCTCGCCGGATTGACGGTCGGAATCCCGAGCCTTCGGCTCCGCGGCGATTATCTCGCCATCACGACGCTCGGCTTCGGGGAGATCATCCGCGTCGTCATTCAAAATCTTGATTTCCTGGGGGGCGCCCGGGGGTTCACGGGGATCCCGAAACTGAGTAATTTTTTCTGGGTCTACGGCGGAGTCGCCCTGGTGGTCTTCATCATTTCAAACCTGGTGAATTCCTCCTACGGGAAGGGGTTCCTCGCGGTCCGGGACGACGAAATCGCCGCGCAGGCGATGGGGATCAACACCACAAAGTACAAGGTGATCGCCTTCGTCACCGGGGCGTTTTTCGCGGGGATCGCCGGCGGCCTCTACGCCCACTTCGTTTCCTACATCAATCCCCAGCAGTTCAGTTTCCTCCGTTCGATCGAAATCGTCGTGATGGTGATCGTCGGGGGAATGGGCAACACCATCGGCGTGATCATCGCCGCAGTCCTGCTGACAATCCTTCCGGAAGCCCTCCGCTCCATCGCGGAGTACCGGATGGTGATTTATTCCCTTTCCCTGATCATCATCATGATCACCCGGCCGCAGGGGCTCTTCGGGAAGCGCCTTTCCCTGAAGAACCTGGTCCGGCGGTTCCGGAAGAGGACCGTTCCCGCGTAACGATGGCTCCGGATGAACATTCTTGAACTGAAAACCTGTTCCATGAAGTTCGGAGGCCTGACCGCGGTCTCCGTCCTGGATATCGCCATCGGCCCGAGGGACCTTTTGGGAATGATCGGCCCCAACGGCGCCGGGAAAACCACGGTCTTTAACATGATCACGGGAGTCTACCGGCCGACCTCCGGGAGCCTGACGTTCGACGGGAAGGACATCGCCGGCCTGAAACCGTACCAGATCGCATCGATCGGCATCGGAAGGACCTTCCAGAACATCCGTCTCTTTCCGAGTTTGACCGTGCTTCAGAACATTCAGGTTTCCCTCGTCAAGAATCTCCGGCACGGATTCCGCGACTCCATCCTGCAGTTGAAGAGTTTTCATGAGGAGGAGCGGGCGATACGCGAGTACATTACGGAGATCCTCGAGCTCTTCAACCTCCGCTCGGTCATGAACGAGCCTGCGACCTCCCTCCCCTACGGCGACCAGCGGCGGGCGGAGATCGTCCGGGCGCTCGCCACCAAGCCGAAACTCCTGCTGCTCGACGAACCGGCCGCGGGGATGAATGCCACGGAAAAAATCGACCTCATGAGGCTCATCCGGCTTGTGAAGGAGCGGTACGATATCGCCATCCTTCTGATCGAGCACGACATGAAGGTCGTGATGGGCATTTGCGAACACATCATCGTGCTCGACTACGGGGTCAAGATCGCGGAGGGGAGTCCGGATGAGATCAGAAAGAATCCGGCCGTGATCGAGGCGTACCTCGGGGAGCAGGTCGATTCATGAGCTCTCTCCCGGCTCCTGGGGATCCCTATGCTGCATATTGAAAAGCTTCACGTCCATTACGGCGCGATTCATGCGATCAAGGGGATCTCGCTCTCGATCGGCAAGGGTCAGATCGTCACGATGCTCGGCGCAAACGGGGCGGGGAAGACCACCACGCTCCGCACGATCTCCGGTCTTGTCAGGGCGTCCGGAGGGGCGGTACGGTTCGAAGATTCCGACGTCACGAACAAACCCCCTCATGAAATCGTCATTCTCGGGATCGGGCACGCTCCGGAAGGAAGGATGATTTTTGCCAACCTGACGGTGAAGGAGAATCTGGAAATGGGGGCGTACCTCCGGCGAGACCGGGCGGAAATTCAGAAGGACATCGATTACGTGTTCTCGATATTTCCGCGCCTGAAGGAGCG
This genomic window contains:
- a CDS encoding ABC transporter ATP-binding protein translates to MNILELKTCSMKFGGLTAVSVLDIAIGPRDLLGMIGPNGAGKTTVFNMITGVYRPTSGSLTFDGKDIAGLKPYQIASIGIGRTFQNIRLFPSLTVLQNIQVSLVKNLRHGFRDSILQLKSFHEEERAIREYITEILELFNLRSVMNEPATSLPYGDQRRAEIVRALATKPKLLLLDEPAAGMNATEKIDLMRLIRLVKERYDIAILLIEHDMKVVMGICEHIIVLDYGVKIAEGSPDEIRKNPAVIEAYLGEQVDS
- a CDS encoding branched-chain amino acid ABC transporter permease, with the translated sequence MKDHSTKALLLGAIVLSFIISLYQSQINPYFLQIIVYIGINIILATSLNLINGFTGQFSLGHAGFMAIGGYTAALISTTLGASPGEGASLAILPLALIAGGVTAALAGLTVGIPSLRLRGDYLAITTLGFGEIIRVVIQNLDFLGGARGFTGIPKLSNFFWVYGGVALVVFIISNLVNSSYGKGFLAVRDDEIAAQAMGINTTKYKVIAFVTGAFFAGIAGGLYAHFVSYINPQQFSFLRSIEIVVMVIVGGMGNTIGVIIAAVLLTILPEALRSIAEYRMVIYSLSLIIIMITRPQGLFGKRLSLKNLVRRFRKRTVPA
- a CDS encoding ABC transporter ATP-binding protein; the protein is MLHIEKLHVHYGAIHAIKGISLSIGKGQIVTMLGANGAGKTTTLRTISGLVRASGGAVRFEDSDVTNKPPHEIVILGIGHAPEGRMIFANLTVKENLEMGAYLRRDRAEIQKDIDYVFSIFPRLKERLKQAGGTLSGGEQQMLAIGRALMTRPRLLLLDEPSLGIAPILVKTIFERIVEINRELGMTILLVEQNAHLALQIAHYAYVIETGQVVIEGKAADIAKNEEVRKAYLGET